The Nostoc sp. 'Lobaria pulmonaria (5183) cyanobiont' genome window below encodes:
- a CDS encoding sensor histidine kinase, producing the protein MSAEEPSTDELPTIEFPSRGKLKASSWRIHQKIGYGYFVAIGIGFFGSLTGLVIANYYRGREVRQFNQAYEQGQLLSNYKDAVVGAQLHSSNLVAVLENSQQLQSKKADFLKNVEKAKQLESKIGGFIDSKPKRLAATSSTLQTLLLDYKTNLKAYVDQIEVVLKKIDSQKVQPQQISSARSQLLTIMRGETAMQLDQLSQSLTNILQTAEDQEQERQKAVEEARIVERLIVIVSMLVSVAIAAIVAWRTSRAIAEPVITVTQVAEQVARKHNFDLRAPVTTEDEIGLLAKSLNRLIERVSERTKELQQAKELAEAASKAKSVFLANVSHELRTPLNAVIGLSQLLEDDATDLGLSADFITDLETINAAGKHLLHLINEILDLSKIEAGKMTLYPETFEIATLIHNVVLTVKPAIEKNANVLEVNFDEQLGTMYADQTRMRQVLLNLLSNASKFTTNGKVMLTVSREKDEFRPEAPLGSIIFTVTDTGIGMSNRQQQQLFQPFTQGDTSTTKKYGGTGLGLAISRHFCQMMGGEIIVKSEPGIGSTFTIRLPMTVQD; encoded by the coding sequence GTGTCAGCCGAAGAGCCATCGACAGACGAACTCCCAACTATAGAATTTCCTTCACGAGGGAAACTCAAAGCTAGTTCTTGGCGTATCCATCAAAAAATTGGCTATGGGTACTTTGTAGCGATCGGAATTGGCTTTTTTGGCTCACTGACTGGGTTAGTGATTGCTAATTACTACCGGGGAAGGGAAGTGAGACAATTCAATCAAGCTTATGAACAAGGACAACTACTGAGTAATTATAAAGATGCAGTAGTAGGGGCGCAATTACATAGTTCTAACCTAGTTGCTGTATTAGAAAATTCACAACAACTGCAAAGCAAAAAAGCTGATTTTCTGAAGAATGTTGAAAAAGCCAAGCAACTAGAGTCAAAAATTGGCGGATTTATCGATAGTAAACCTAAAAGATTAGCAGCAACAAGTTCGACTTTACAGACTTTATTACTGGATTATAAGACTAATTTAAAAGCTTACGTTGACCAAATCGAGGTCGTCTTAAAGAAAATTGACTCTCAAAAAGTGCAGCCTCAACAGATTTCCTCTGCCCGATCGCAGTTATTAACAATTATGCGTGGTGAAACAGCCATGCAACTAGACCAGCTTTCTCAAAGCTTGACTAACATCCTGCAAACTGCTGAAGATCAAGAGCAAGAAAGGCAAAAAGCCGTTGAGGAGGCGAGAATAGTTGAGCGATTGATCGTGATCGTGAGTATGCTGGTTTCGGTAGCGATCGCAGCTATTGTAGCTTGGCGTACCAGTCGGGCGATCGCAGAACCAGTTATCACTGTCACCCAAGTAGCTGAACAAGTTGCAAGGAAACATAATTTCGATTTGCGAGCGCCCGTCACCACTGAAGATGAAATTGGCCTACTCGCAAAATCTCTAAATCGTCTGATTGAGCGAGTATCTGAGCGAACAAAAGAACTACAACAAGCTAAAGAATTAGCCGAGGCTGCTAGCAAGGCAAAAAGCGTATTTTTGGCCAATGTCAGCCATGAATTACGCACACCGTTAAATGCTGTCATTGGCTTAAGCCAACTACTAGAAGACGACGCTACCGATCTTGGTTTATCGGCAGACTTTATCACAGACTTAGAAACAATTAACGCTGCTGGTAAGCATCTACTGCACTTAATTAACGAAATCCTCGACTTGTCAAAAATTGAAGCGGGGAAAATGACCCTCTATCCTGAGACATTCGAGATTGCGACGCTGATTCATAACGTTGTCCTCACAGTCAAACCAGCTATAGAAAAAAATGCCAATGTTTTAGAAGTAAATTTTGATGAGCAACTTGGCACCATGTACGCCGATCAAACTAGGATGCGGCAGGTGTTGTTAAACTTACTCAGCAACGCCAGTAAATTTACTACAAACGGCAAGGTGATGCTGACAGTCAGCAGAGAAAAGGATGAATTTCGACCGGAGGCTCCTTTGGGCAGCATTATTTTCACCGTTACCGACACAGGTATCGGTATGTCTAACCGTCAACAGCAGCAGTTATTTCAACCTTTTACACAAGGTGATACTTCAACTACGAAAAAGTATGGAGGTACGGGACTGGGGTTGGCAATTAGCCGCCACTTTTGCCAGATGATGGGTGGTGAAATTATTGTCAAAAGTGAACCAGGAATTGGCTCTACTTTCACTATTCGTCTGCCAATGACTGTGCAGGATTGA